A part of Larimichthys crocea isolate SSNF chromosome VII, L_crocea_2.0, whole genome shotgun sequence genomic DNA contains:
- the gpr4 gene encoding G-protein coupled receptor 4, whose protein sequence is MCNISFCNVDSKVDQFFQPTLYIIVIVLGLPTNCMALWAAYMQVRQRNELGIYLINLSVADLLYITTLPLWIDYFLQHDDWIHGQESCKLFGFIFYTNIYVSIAFLCCISLDRYLAVAYPLRFAKVRRIKTAVMVSAMVWIIEIVANSAPLFHDELFQDRFNHTFCFEKYPMQDWVAGMNLYRTFLGFLAPWTAMLVAYRGILAAVRCNVSTERQEKAKIQRLALSLILIVLLCFGPYHVLLLVRSVMFLKKPCDCSSEETLFAAYHVSLALTSLNCVADPILYCFVNEGARHDVGRALSALLSAACHRSSSSSPSHADILNAGSVTMETPLSAKKQPCVYAEGGKTSSYKTELVALKEECLQMTILSVKK, encoded by the exons ATGTGCAACATCTCGTTCTGTAATGTGGACAGTAAGGTGGACCAGTTCTTCCAGCCCACACTCTACATCATAGTCATCGTTCTGGGGCTGCCCACTAACTGCATGGCCCTGTGGGCTGCCTACATGCAG GTCCGCCAACGCAATGAGCTCGGCATCTACTTGATCAACCTGTCAGTGGCCGACCTCCTCTACATCACCACTCTTCCTCTGTGGATTGACTACTTCCTACAGCACGATGACTGGATCCACGGTCAGGAGAGCTGCAAGCTGTTCGGCTTCATCTTCTACACCAACATCTACGTCAGCATCGCCTTTCTCTGCTGTATATCACTGGACAGGTACCTGGCTGTGGCATACCCTCTGCGCTTTGCCAAGGTGCGACGCATCAAAACAG cCGTCATGGTCAGCGCCATGGTGTGGATCATCGAGATCGTAGCCAACTCCGCTCCTCTCTTCCACGATGAGCTCTTCCAGGATCGGTTCAACCACACCTTCTGTTTTGAGAAGTATCCCATGCAGGACTGGGTGGCAGGCATGAACCTCTACAGGACATTTCTGGGGTTCCTCGCTCCATGGACAGCCATGCTTGTCGCCTACCGCGGGATCCTGGCAGCGGTGCGCTGCAACGTCTCCACAGAGCGTCAGGAAAAGGCCAAAATTCAGCGCCTGGCATTGAGCCTGATCCTGATTGTCTTGCTCTGCTTTGGACCGTACCACGTCCTCCTACTGGTGCGGAGTGTCATGTTTCTAAAAAAACCATGTGACTGCAGTTCAGAGGAGACCTTGTTTGCAGCGTACCATGTGTCGCTGGCGCTGACCAGCCTCAACTGTGTCGCAGACCCCATTCTGTACTGTTTTGTCAATGAGGGAGCGAGACACGACGTCGGCCGTGCTCTCTCGGCTTTGCTGTCGGCAGCTTGCCACAGAAGTTCTTCTTCCTCACCGTCGCACGCTGACATACTCAACGCTGGTTCAGTGACGATGGAAACGCCACTGTCAGCGAAGAAACAGCCTTGTGTTTATGCCGAAGGAGGCAAGACGAGTAGCTACAAGACAGAACTGGTGGCACTAAAGGAGGAGTGTCTCCAGATGACCATCCTCAGTGTTAAGAAGTGA